From a single Parambassis ranga chromosome 2, fParRan2.1, whole genome shotgun sequence genomic region:
- the cica gene encoding protein capicua homolog isoform X2: MKPIKKQGRRSPPSTRAKGGKRRGVGDAPEGGEKRDSDENRDRSRSPPNRTPSSSFSSNSHSDSSQGDPMRARDPSEGEGLHREGLLEVSMMDSGKLLTSSDDRSGRSVVSGGSHCDSGGSSGSNSTTPSANNSPNPASSRKTATFKARVPKKKYTSEHCLSTTAGNHSNPASCTPPHLSVSSGVLSQGSAGPGIDISISHSDGNSQSRSAMDEFHSRTAGREGPQDSPGPPTLSFGGDRERPGGGEGLAEAERVSPSPLPRCSSTDTASEHSADLEVVGDTQMSAHTTPSLPDALSDALAKGLKNQRILARQIRRKSDDEGGGEWRNERGTIDLVFRAGVVRKVSGEFGSLEVQLNGEKTLCRYPYRHDSPAGVVDIILDAPPPGVHQIPIGTRVCVPFGNDEGSEGQWQWYREGVVTQVDTHPAVANCYRVLLSEERHHSVDEEEDGRNAPQAVWVSRQTLRLLVPPWDLDLPSSGGREGEDGIRDKDREREEREEMDVEQEVCRLSLRGMTPNMGSVLGRGLPFTGMIPVSSTSDHNITSPVTPASVLSLAPVREWEIEKDLERERDLQRKQERERERERERENSVKQQQQQQQQHHPYMPLTPEEDMEVSHFNMVPMGAIIPGTKTMAVPQHRHIVSKPPPGYLNTHLSVVRGIGIPSAHLALNPHPPPSPVLLGLDPATAAAAAAGAVISTPQVPPLPPISSSTTSSSRVEKASSASGGGSGSGSTSSSSSRSRTPLTAAQQKYKKGDVVCTPTGIRKKFNGKQWRRLCSREGCSKESQRRGYCSRHLSMRTKEMEASGGGRERGGASSTGTLTPSDLRLGGGRASSEFDWDDTSRESSEASSRGGDSRPRLVLPSLLPQDLSRFDFDECEAATMLVSLGGSRSGTPSFSPISNQSPFSPTPSPSPSPLFGFRPANFSPITAPASLTPRRNRQFSGTKMSTPGAERERHLSGIVPTFQTNLTFTVPMSPNKRKPETHPPPPLPAVQDYQTKPEQQQLVGVGGGVVGDPTLGHSTAAFRVLSPQSQPTTPSSLSFPRPRSATSRPPSSAASTPPPMLVSPTPPSPLPQEPSPRRIVPLRDSPVIVRNPDVPLAKFSDGPLGRRERSRSREHSQPQHTALPGLQAPVPINGATTNGAALLRNPTSTLVLVTSSSSLTPAPAGHAALSSPSTPGSMSTSSASVLSSSGSGGRERERKPEGHQDASGGALPQPVACHPTPTALLPLILPAESPHPAPRKQIIMGRPGTVWTNVEPRSVPVFPWHSLVPFLEPSQSAAAAQPSDGQQLVNQSKEPRCGVALVSDERTGPPDLERGSPSCPAPNNDNPPPDRGGADSETESDTDDPFSPGVANDPSPSTGPIKRRTQSLSALPKEGDRKREKDHIRRPMNAFMIFSKRHRALVHQRHPNQDNRTVSKILGEWWYALGPNEKQQYHDLAFQVKEAHFRAHPDWKWCNKDRRKSLSEGRGTPKEPRERSMSESIDAHLESQVLEGKGGGSVWPGVSERRGGQQSRPRAFSHSAVHTLEQREREQDQEKEDGACLFRSRPQPPSLYQGGASEDVTSDEERMVICEEEGDDDVMEDSCPEGSIDLKCKERVTDSDEDEPDGQHGFQPVARSSLPSSSPSIPQSDSSSVRGNGGGGGGAEDGSEKKRSKGMNEGDQGREDGSRREETAAGGGEESGGGGHSVSSLSITGPGSVTQAPHTLAQQGLTQVLGGVRMAPTVVTNVVRPIASTPIPIASKPVEGAITLSSLPQDKKATLLIGGGGSQQLPITAGGGYLSSSSPGPVSVTPVGGSSLVTNLVLGGSFPTAQPVQLLTPQPLQAHTQTPLPVLQPQLHPSAATCSLTAPACSKPLAQVQYVLPAESPSSPQLTHQQILSLSNSAAVANGVHSGVGIRVSPGTRVQTQSPVLQNKMLVPMATVRTGSTPPHPSISLVAPPLPVQNGPATGNKIIQIAPMPVVQTNVHPTGAATVHPGSPFPVSVATVMAPGAAPPQTVLLTSPPTRITYVQSGPGVTTATPQQGPQPSGPAYLPSPLATLGFTAITPSGQALVQPIVGQPPLLAPAPPLSCQSQTSPGQTAAATGRQVLTAIYPAQTVALATGVVSVTAVPPSVAAPAQDAMNPSSPLAAGVQGSAVPTPQPGVGVEVEVKQESQLDSEGEERAQGVSSCTTSSLLTTCASSGTTVKKEDIIVHIKEENVRDGHCRETRSDTDEEQERVMKEYSEKKRGREMEREDHGSKEAGQRSPAPPPSGLDPPPPPVAEPPSSSKKTKFRPPPLKKTPDSHDKVLSETYFEERFAELPEFNPEEVLPSPTLQSLATSPRAILGSYRKKRRNSTDLELTAEDPTSPRRKTRRLSSCSSEPNTPKSAAKCEGDIFTFDRPGPEAEVPMGDLDRVHYSSLRRTLDQRRALVMQLFQEHGFFPSAQATAAFQARYSDTFPTKLCLQLKIREVRQKIMQTATPGTFEPGISAEVSPALPHSSSFNQSAREDGGAEQQGDKGRSPEESKSEGS, encoded by the exons ATGAAGCCCATAAAAAAGCAGGGCCGAcgctctcctccctccacccgAGCCAAAGGAGGTAAGCGTCGCGGAGTGGGTGATGCcccagaaggaggagagaagagagactcagatgaaaacagagacagaagcagatCTCCACCGAACCGAACTCCTTCCTCATCTTTTTCTTCTAATTCACACTCAGATTCCTCTCAGGGTGATCCAATGAGAGCGCGGGACCCTTCGGAGGGGGAGGGGCTTCACAGAGAAGGGCTTTTAGAGGTATCGATGATGGATTCTGGAAAATTGTTGACATCCTCTGACGACAGATCAGGGAGATCAGTGGTGAGCGGTGGCAGCCACTGTGATAGTGGTGGTAGCAGCGGCAGTAACAGTACTACACCAAGCGCCAACAACAGTCCAAACCCTGCCTCCAGCCGAAAAACAGCCACCTTCAAGGCCCGCGTTCCCAAGAAGAAGTACACATCTGAACACTGCTTGTCTACTACTGCTGGTAACCATAGCAACCCTGCATCCTGTACACCTCCTCATCTTTCTGTGAGCAGTGGGGTCCTCAGCCAGGGGTCAGCGGGTCCTGGAATTGACATCAGCATCTCACATTCTGATGGCAACAGTCAGAGTCGGAGCGCAATGGATGAATTCCACAGCAGAACAGCTGGCAGGGAGGGGCCGCAGGACTCTCCAGGACCCCCTACCCTGTCGTTTGGAGGGGACAGGGAAAGgccaggaggaggtgaagggctCGCAGAAGCAGAGCGAGTGTCCCCCAGCCCCTTGCCCCGCTGTTCCTCAACAGACACCGCCAGTGAGCACTCAGCTGACCTGGAGGTGGTTGGCGACACACAGATGTCTGCACATACAACACCCAGTCTCCCCGATGCACTGTCTGATGCCCTGGCCAAAGGGTTAAAGAATCAGCGCATACTTGCACGCCAAATAAGGAGAAAAAGTGACgatgagggaggaggggagtggAGGAATGAAAGGGGGACCATAGACTTGGTCTTCCGGGCTGGAGTGGTCCGTAAGGTCAGCGGTGAATTTGGAAGCCTGGAAGTGCAGCTGAATGGGGAGAAGACACTGTGTCGTTACCCGTATCGACATGACAGCCCCGCAGGTGTGGTGGACATTATCTTAGATGCCCCGCCTCCTGGTGTCCATCAAATACCTATAGGCACCCGTGTCTGTGTACCATTTGGCAATGACGAGGGCAGTGAGGGCCAGTGGCAGTGGTACAGAGAAGGTGTGGTGACCCAGGTAGACACACATCCTGCTGTGGCCAACTGCTACCGTGTCCTGCTGTCAGAGGAAAGGCATCACTCTGTGGACGAGGAAGAAGACGGCAGAAATGCTCCTCAGGCTGTTTGGGTCTCCCGACAAACACTCCGGCTTCTTGTGCCACCATGGGACCTGGATTTGCCCTCCAGTGGTGGGCGTGAGGGAGAAGATGGGATCAGAGACAAGGACAGAGAGCGGGAGGAAAGGGAAGAGATGGATGTGGAGCAGGAGGTGTGTCGTTTGAGTTTGAGGGGAATGACCCCTAACATGGGTTCAGTATTGGGGAGAGGATTGCCCTTCACAGGAATGATACCTGTTTCCTCCACATCAGACCACAACATTACCTCTCCGGTCACTCCAGCATCAGTCCTCAGCCTGGCCCCTGTCCGAGAGTGGGAAATTGAGAAAGActtggagagggagagggacctccagagaaaacaggaaagagagagggaaagagagcgAGAAAGGGAGAACAGTGtgaagcaacagcagcaacaacagcagcaacaccacCCATATATGCCACTCACCCCTGAGGAAGACATGGAGGTGTCCCACTTTAACATGGTCCCAATGGGGGCAATCATACCTGGGACCAAAACAATGGCAGTTCCCCAACATCGCCACATTGTCTCCAAGCCCCCACCTGGCTACCTCAATACCCATCTGTCTGTGGTGCGGGGCATCGGGATTCCCTCGGCCCACCTGGCATTGAACCCCCACCCACCTCCTTCACCTGTCCTGTTAGGCCTTGACCCagcaactgctgctgctgctgcagctggagctgtcATCAGCACCCCTCAggtcccccctctccctcccatcTCCTCATCCACTACATCCTCCTCCAGAGTAGAGAAGGCCTCTTCTGCAAGTGGTGGTGGGTCCGGATCAGGttcaacatcctcctcctcttcacggTCCCGCACTCCTCTGACAGCTGCCcagcaaaaatacaaaaagggaGATGTGGTCTGTACGCCAACAGGTATCCGTAAAAAGTTCAACGGAAAGCAGTGGAGGCGGCTTTGCTCCCGGGAGGGTTGCTCCAAGGAGTCCCAGCGACGAGGTTACTGCTCCAGACATCTCTCAATGAGGACCAAGGAGATGGAAGCGAGTGGAGGGGGGCGGGAACGAGGAGGAGCCAGCAGCACAGGGACCCTGACGCCGTCTGACCTACGGCTGGGTGGTGGGAGAGCCAGCTCAGAGTTTGACTGGGATGATACGTCACGGGAAAGCAGTGAGGCTAGCAGCCGTGGGGGAGACTCTCGCCCCCGCCTCGTACTTCCCTCACTTCTACCCCAGGACCTCTCTCGTTTTGACTTTGACGAGTGTGAGGCAGCAACCATGCTGGTGTCCCTGGGGGGCTCCCGTTCTGGCACACCCTCATTCTCTCCCATCTCCAACCAGTCACCCTTCTCCCCCACCCCGTCACCTTCACCCTCTCCACTTTTCGGCTTCCGCCCTGCCAACTTCAGCCCCATTACTGCTCCAGCCTCACTAACTCCACGGCGCAATCGACAATTTAGCGGCACTAAGATGAGCACACcaggtgcagagagagagcgcCACCTGTCAGGGATTGTGCCCACTTTTCAGACCAACCTCACTTTTACAGTCCCCATGAGCCCCAACAAGAGGAAGCCTGAGAcccacccaccacccccacTGCCTGCAGTCCAGGACTACCAGACCAAACCTGAGCAACAGCAGCTAGTGGGCGTAGGTGGCGGGGTGGTGGGAGACCCAACACTGGGCCACAGCACTGCCGCCTTCAGAGTCCTCTCCCCCCAGAGTCAGCCCACAACCCCGTCCTCACTTTCCTTTCCTCGTCCCCGTAGTGCCACCAGCAGACCACcatcctctgcagcctccacgCCTCCACCCATGCTGGTCTCTCCCACGCCTCCTTCTCCACTGCCCCAGGAACCCTCCCCACGCCGCATCGTGCCCCTCCGTGACTCACCAGTTATCGTCCGCAACCCAGATGTCCCTCTGGCCAAGTTCTCTGATGGCCCTCttggaagaagagagagaagcaggtcAAGGGAGCACAGCCAGCCCCAACACACAGCTCTCCCGGGGCTGCAGGCCCCCGTCCCCATCAACGGGGCCACCACCAACGGTGCAGCTCTTCTCCGCAACCCCACATCCACACTTGTCCTGGTCACCTCCAGTTCG TCCTTGACTCCAGCCCCAGCAGGCCACGCTGCCCTCTCTAGCCCCTCTACCCCAGGGTCGATGTCTACTTCTTCGGCCTCAGTTTTATCCTCGTCTGGttctggaggcagagaaagggagaggaaaCCTGAGGGACACCAGGATGCCTCCGGAGGGGCCCTGCCACAGCCAGTAGCCTGTCATCCCACACCAACTGCCCTGCTGCCGCTCATACTGCCAGCCGAGTCGCCTCACCCGGCGCCACGCAAGCAAATCATCATGGGACGCCCAGGGACCG TTTGGACCAATGTGGAGCCTCGCTCGGTGCCAGTGTTCCCTTGGCATTCGCTCGTCCCTTTCCTGGAGCccagccaatcagcagcggCTGCCCAGCCTTCTGATGGCCAACAGCTTGTCAATCAGAGCAAAG AACCTCGGTGCGGTGTGGCTCTGGTGAGTGATGAGCGGACGGGCCCTCCGGACCTGGAGAGGGGATCGCCGTCATGCCCTGCCCCGAACAATGACAATCCTCCTCCAGACAGGGGCGGGGCGGACAGCGAGACAGAGAGCGACACAGATGACCC GTTTTCCCCGGGTGTAGCCAATGATCCATCTCCTTCCACCGGACCCATCAAGAGACGCACACAGTCCCTCAGTGCCCTGCCCAAGGAAGGAGACAGGAAG AGGGAGAAGGACCACATCCGCCGTCCCATGAATGCTTTTATGATCTTCAGCAAACGCCACCGAGCCCTTGTGCACCAGCGACATCCCAACCAGGACAACCGCACAGTCAGCAAGATCCTGGGGGAGTGGTGGTATGCTCTGGGGCCCAATGAGAAGCAGCAGTACCATGATCTGGCCTTCCAG GTGAAGGAGGCCCACTTTAGAGCTCACCCAGACTGGAAGTGGTGCAACAAGGACCGCAGAAAGTCTCTGTCAGAGGGCCGTGGGACCCCAAAGGAGCCCCGGGAGAGGAGCATGTCAGAGAGCATAG ATGCCCACTTGGAGTCTCAGGTGCTGGAAGGGAAGGGAGGAGGCTCGGTATGGCCGGGGGTGTCGGAGCGTCGAGGAGGGCAGCAGTCCCGTCCTCGAGCCTTTTCCCATAGTGCTGTGCACACCctggagcagagggagagggaacaGGACCAGGAGAAG GAGGATGGAGCATGTTTGTTTCGCAGCAGGCCGCAGCCTCCGTCACTATACCAAGGAGGTGCCAGTGAAGATGTGACCAGTGATGAAGAGCGCATGGTAAtctgtgaagaagaaggagatgatgatgtcatgg AGGATTCCTGTCCTGAAGGCTCCATCGACCTCAAGTGCAAAGAaagagtgacagacagtgacGAGGACGAACCAGATGGGCAG CATGGCTTCCAGCCAGTGGCTCGCtcctctctgccctcctcttctccctccatccctcagtCAGACTCCTCCTCAGTTAGAGGGAAcgggggagggggaggtggtGCTGAAGATGGGTCTGAGAAGAAGAGAAGTAAAGGCATGAATGAAGGAGACCAAGGGCGTGAGGATGGGTCCAGGAgagaggaaacagcagcaggtggaggagaagaaagtggaggaggtgggcacagcgtctcctctctgtccatcaCGGGCCCAGGATCCGTCACCCAGGCTCCTCACACTTTGGCCCAGCAGGGTTTGACCCAGGTCCTCGGAGGTGTCCGCATGGCTCCCACTGTGGTCACTAACGTGGTGCGCCCCATCGCCAGCACGCCTATTCCTATCGCCAGCAAGCCAGTGGAAGGAGCCATCACACTCAGCTCCCTGCCGCAGGACAAAAAAGCCACGCTCCTGATTGGAGGAGGGGGATCTCAGCAGCTGCCAATCACCGCAGGGGGTGGGTACCTGTCATCCTCCTCCCCAGGTCCAGTCAGTGTTACCCCTGTTGGAGGCAGCAGCCTGGTCACTAACCTAGTTCTGGGAGGGTCCTTTCCCACTGCCCAGCCAGTGCAGCTCCTGACCCCCCAACCCCTGCAGGCACACACCCAAACACCCTTACCTGTCCTCCAGCCCCAGCTCCACccctctgctgccacctgctctCTCACAGCTCCCGCCTGCTCTAAGCCGCTGGCGCAGGTCCAGTACGTCCTGCCCGCCGAGAGCCCCTCCTCCCCTCAACTCACTCACCAGCAAATCCTCTCCCTGTCCAACAGTGCCGCCGTGGCCAATGGCGTGCACTCAGGGGTGGGAATCAGAGTCAGCCCCGGGACTAGAG TCCAAACCCAGTCGCCAGTCTTGCAGAACAAGATGTTGGTTCCCATGGCAACAGTGAGAACAGGGTCtactcctcctcatccttccaTTTCCCTGGTGGCTCCGCCTCTTCCTGTACAGAACGGCCCCGCAACAGGAAACAAG aTCATCCAGATCGCTCCGATGCCTGTGGTGCAGACCAACGTTCACCCTACCGGCGCTGCAACAGTACATCCTGGGAGCCCCTTTCCTGTTTCCGTGGCAACAGTGATGGCTCCCGGTGCTGCGCCCCCACAGACCGTTCTCCTGACCTCCCCACCCACCAG GATCACCTATGTCCAGTCTGGACCTGGAGTTACCACAGCAACGCCCCAGCAGGGTCCCCAGCCTTCAGGCCCGGCGTATCTCCCTTCACCTCTGGCCACTCTGGGCTTCACTGCTATCACCCCATCTGGACAAGCCCTGGTTCAGCCCATTGTTGGCCAGCCACCACTGCTAGCCCCAGCACCACCActgagctgtcaatcacagacaTCTCCgggtcagacagcagcagcaactgGGCGTCAG GTACTAACTGCCATTTACCCTGCACAAACCGTTGCACTGGCCACCGGAGTGGTGTCAGTCACAGCTGTGCCACCGTCAGTGGCAGCTCCAGCCCAGGATGCGATGAATCCTTCCTCTCCACTGGCAGCAGGAGTGCAGGGTTCAGCCGTACCGACCCCTCAGCCCGGAGTCggagtggaggtggaggtgaaacAGGAGAGCCAGCTGGACAGCGAGGGTGAAGAAAGAGCTCAGGGAGTGTCGAGCTGCACCACCAGCTCCTTGTTGACCACCTGTGCAAGCAGTGGAACGACGG TAAAAAAGGAGGACATCATTGTGCACatcaaagaagaaaatgtgagaGATGGGCACTGCAGAGAGACACGAAGTGACACAGATGAAGAACAAGAGCGAGTTATGAAGGAGTACAGTgagaagaagagaggcagagagatggagagagaggaccACGGCAGCAAAGAG GCTGGACAACGTTCCCCGGCTCCTCCACCCTCAGGTTTggacccccctccccctcccgtTGCAGAACCCCCCTCATCCTCAAAGAAGACAAAGTTTCGACCGCCGCCGCTCAAAAAGACGCCCGACTCTCATGACAA ggtttTGTCTGAGACATACTTTGAGGAGCGTTTTGCCGAGCTTCCAGAATTTAACCCAGAGGAGGTCCTTCCCTCGCCCACTCTGCAGAGTCTGGCCACCTCACCAAGAGCCATCCTGGGAAGCTACCGCAAGAAGAGACGCAACTCCACAG ATCTTGAGTTGACAGCAGAAGACCCCACCTCCCCAAGGAGAAAGACTCGTCGGCTGTCCAGCTGCAGCT